From a region of the Myxococcus fulvus genome:
- a CDS encoding DUF6311 domain-containing protein, translating to MGALLGVLWFLALGGARALDPTYLEWLGWGDWAQHVLGWWFFREAPWGFPLGRTPGYMAPLTTTVGFTDSNPWLALAFKPFSGWLPRDFQFIGLWLASCLALQGFMGVKLMALFTPRAAHQLLGAALFVLAPVLVFRFEHDTLCAHWMLTALLWLHLRPLMDARSAWRTLGGVLLVNVLAAGVHPYLMVMVFALSTALLVSMTWQERLLTRRQAGLAFLGGTLMLGGLFFAFGYVGQGVRGAAHGFGAYSSDMLTLINPMTWSRVLPALPTRKDQYEGFGYLGTGVLVLGAFLGRPSVWWAEVRAWARAHRPLLVAVGLLTLLALSTTLTFGGVIVLSVRKLTDVFMPVLGMFRSSGRFIWPLHYLVLTGILALVLWRWRARPAVLTGILLGAVVIQVVDTEELWTQRRFRPAPWPRLGAPEWAQVDSSYRHVVLYPPYIHDSKLPCTQNTFRRDDYVRWGDLAYRKGLSTNSGYVARINERHVEQSCEALVADVAQGRLSSDTLYVVDTPKLGLFQGLGEQVTCGTVDGFNVCVAARDGRFREALLKSSNRAQRPLP from the coding sequence ATGGGGGCGCTCCTGGGGGTGCTCTGGTTCCTCGCGCTGGGCGGCGCGCGGGCGCTGGACCCCACGTATCTGGAGTGGTTGGGGTGGGGAGACTGGGCGCAGCACGTGCTCGGCTGGTGGTTCTTCCGCGAGGCGCCCTGGGGTTTTCCCCTCGGAAGGACGCCGGGCTACATGGCACCGCTCACGACGACGGTGGGCTTCACGGATTCGAACCCGTGGCTCGCGCTGGCGTTCAAGCCCTTCTCGGGCTGGCTGCCGCGGGACTTCCAGTTCATCGGGCTGTGGCTCGCGTCATGCCTCGCGCTCCAGGGGTTCATGGGCGTCAAGCTGATGGCGCTGTTCACGCCTCGGGCCGCGCATCAATTGCTGGGGGCCGCGCTGTTCGTGCTCGCGCCGGTGCTCGTGTTCCGATTCGAGCACGACACACTCTGCGCGCATTGGATGCTCACGGCATTGCTGTGGCTGCACCTGCGCCCGCTGATGGATGCACGAAGCGCGTGGCGGACGTTGGGCGGCGTCCTGCTCGTCAACGTGCTCGCGGCGGGAGTCCACCCGTATTTGATGGTCATGGTCTTCGCGCTCTCGACGGCCCTGCTCGTCAGCATGACGTGGCAGGAGCGGCTGCTCACGCGGCGACAGGCGGGACTCGCGTTCCTGGGTGGCACGCTCATGCTGGGCGGGCTCTTCTTCGCGTTCGGATACGTGGGCCAGGGTGTACGAGGCGCGGCGCATGGCTTCGGTGCGTACAGCTCGGACATGCTCACGCTGATCAACCCGATGACGTGGTCACGGGTGTTGCCAGCGCTTCCGACGCGGAAGGACCAGTACGAGGGCTTCGGTTATCTCGGCACCGGGGTGCTGGTGCTCGGCGCGTTCCTGGGGCGACCCTCGGTCTGGTGGGCCGAGGTTCGAGCGTGGGCCAGGGCCCATCGGCCATTGCTGGTCGCGGTGGGACTGCTCACGCTGCTCGCGCTCTCGACGACGCTGACCTTCGGCGGCGTCATCGTGCTGTCGGTGCGCAAGCTGACCGACGTGTTCATGCCCGTGCTGGGGATGTTCCGCTCCTCAGGCCGCTTCATCTGGCCGCTCCATTACCTGGTGCTCACCGGCATCCTGGCGCTCGTCCTCTGGCGCTGGCGCGCGCGGCCCGCCGTTCTCACGGGCATCTTGCTGGGCGCGGTGGTCATCCAGGTGGTCGACACCGAGGAGTTGTGGACGCAGCGGCGGTTCCGTCCGGCGCCGTGGCCGCGACTGGGTGCGCCGGAGTGGGCACAGGTGGATTCGTCCTACCGGCACGTGGTGCTGTATCCGCCGTACATCCATGACTCGAAGCTGCCGTGCACCCAGAACACGTTCCGCCGGGATGACTATGTGCGCTGGGGGGACCTCGCGTATCGCAAGGGCCTGTCGACGAACAGCGGCTACGTGGCTCGCATCAACGAACGACATGTCGAGCAGAGCTGCGAGGCACTCGTCGCCGATGTCGCACAGGGCCGACTCTCGTCGGACACGCTCTATGTCGTCGATACTCCGAAGCTGGGGTTATTCCAGGGATTGGGCGAGCAGGTCACCTGCGGCACGGTGGATGGGTTCAATGTCTGCGTCGCCGCTCGTGACGGTCGGTTCCGGGAGGCGCTCTTGAAGTCCTCGAACCGAGCGCAGAGGCCCCTTCCATGA
- a CDS encoding bifunctional 3-(3-hydroxy-phenyl)propionate/3-hydroxycinnamic acid hydroxylase, whose amino-acid sequence MNHQRQLNNETTRRADVAPETVDVIIVGCGPVGAMAANLLGLQGVRTLIVEKELSAHSQSRAISLDDEAQRIFQSVGLEGELGPGFHPCKTLRYLDDRLRVLAEVDFTKLDRPYGHDVATFFQQPRMEAMLRKGMARFEHVELWQGHEVESFVQDGEGLTVRVREVASERVLTVRARYLLACDGAHSPIRRKLGLKLEGTTGLEHALAITVSTSSPEPDYTSYLCGPKRRGFIARTARDEMRFDIIVDPDADLEAVRQPDHVRTLIAPYIDPSTVKIRSINVHSYHSRLVDRWRVGRAFLMGDAAHLMPPFLGQGLCAGFRDAANLSWKLARVLDGSADDSLLDTYEQERRGHVAEVIKSSDAMGRVMMSGGQVLSRVRNALIQILYRLPVTGEFIRQFKVKPVFALEQGFLLGARRGKAAPEGTYFPQPRVEVLEGQRALMDHVLGEGFVVLTRPGASQDLQREARALAAELGARAWTVLSGERIGEPPPEAFVDTEGRLGAWFAHHGKDVVVLRPDRYVYGTATGPELEGLRRSLRGRIRPRAHTAAAVVRRAG is encoded by the coding sequence ATGAATCATCAAAGGCAGCTCAACAACGAGACGACCCGGAGGGCGGACGTGGCTCCAGAAACTGTTGATGTCATCATCGTGGGATGTGGACCGGTCGGAGCGATGGCGGCCAACCTGCTCGGACTGCAGGGCGTCAGGACGCTCATCGTGGAGAAGGAGCTGTCCGCGCACAGCCAGTCCCGCGCCATCAGCCTGGATGACGAGGCGCAGCGCATCTTCCAGTCCGTGGGCCTGGAGGGAGAGCTGGGGCCGGGCTTCCATCCCTGCAAGACGCTGCGCTACCTGGATGACCGCCTGCGCGTGCTCGCGGAGGTGGACTTCACGAAGCTGGACCGCCCCTATGGGCATGACGTGGCCACCTTCTTCCAGCAGCCGAGGATGGAGGCGATGTTGCGCAAGGGCATGGCGCGCTTCGAGCACGTGGAGCTGTGGCAGGGCCACGAGGTCGAATCCTTCGTGCAGGACGGAGAGGGCCTCACGGTGCGCGTGCGCGAGGTCGCCAGCGAGCGGGTGCTCACCGTCCGCGCGCGCTACCTGCTCGCGTGCGACGGCGCGCACAGCCCCATCCGCCGCAAGCTGGGCCTGAAGCTCGAGGGCACCACGGGCCTGGAGCACGCGCTCGCCATCACCGTGAGCACGTCATCGCCGGAGCCCGACTACACCAGCTACCTGTGCGGCCCGAAGCGCCGCGGCTTCATCGCGCGCACCGCGCGGGACGAGATGCGCTTCGACATCATCGTCGACCCGGACGCGGACCTGGAGGCGGTGCGACAGCCGGACCACGTGCGCACGCTCATCGCGCCGTACATCGACCCGTCGACGGTGAAGATCCGCTCCATCAACGTGCACTCGTACCACTCGCGCCTGGTGGACCGCTGGCGGGTGGGGCGCGCCTTCCTGATGGGGGACGCCGCGCACCTGATGCCGCCCTTCCTGGGCCAGGGCTTGTGCGCGGGCTTCCGCGACGCGGCGAACCTGTCCTGGAAGCTGGCGCGGGTGCTGGACGGCTCGGCGGACGACTCGCTCCTGGACACATACGAGCAGGAGCGGCGCGGCCACGTGGCCGAGGTCATCAAGTCCTCGGACGCCATGGGCCGGGTGATGATGTCCGGAGGCCAGGTGCTCTCGCGCGTGCGCAACGCGCTCATCCAGATCCTCTACCGGCTGCCCGTCACCGGGGAGTTCATCCGCCAGTTCAAGGTGAAGCCCGTCTTCGCGCTGGAGCAGGGCTTCCTGCTCGGCGCACGACGCGGGAAGGCCGCGCCGGAGGGCACCTACTTCCCGCAGCCGCGCGTGGAGGTGCTCGAGGGCCAGCGGGCGCTCATGGACCATGTGCTGGGTGAGGGCTTCGTGGTGCTCACGCGGCCGGGCGCCTCGCAGGACCTGCAGCGGGAGGCCCGCGCGCTGGCGGCGGAGCTGGGCGCGCGTGCGTGGACCGTGCTCTCCGGCGAGCGCATCGGCGAGCCTCCGCCGGAAGCGTTCGTGGACACGGAGGGCCGGCTGGGCGCGTGGTTCGCCCACCACGGCAAGGACGTGGTGGTGCTCCGCCCGGACCGCTACGTGTACGGCACGGCGACGGGGCCGGAGCTGGAGGGGCTGCGCCGCTCGCTGCGCGGACGCATCCGCCCGCGCGCGCACACGGCGGCCGCGGTGGTGCGTCGCGCGGGGTAG
- a CDS encoding HAMP domain-containing histidine kinase: MSAARDWVDRTSGEAGAAPQAASPRASLASVEGPDSQQVDVAALMGEALELLEAARRIHGIEVKLELPEETVLARTGARRTRQVLLLLLSHAADHAGEGSVRLVLDAPDDFGDEPPRFQVVTSRARLSARELQAVFLSPMLVGPAHRRLARARELVESVGGTLGVERGDCEGLTVTVELPAPGLACW; this comes from the coding sequence ATGAGCGCGGCGCGGGACTGGGTGGACAGGACGTCGGGTGAAGCCGGGGCGGCGCCCCAGGCTGCTTCCCCGAGGGCCTCGCTGGCGTCGGTGGAGGGTCCGGATTCCCAGCAAGTGGATGTCGCGGCGCTCATGGGAGAAGCCCTGGAATTGCTGGAAGCCGCGCGAAGAATCCACGGCATCGAAGTGAAACTGGAACTTCCAGAGGAAACCGTTCTGGCGCGGACAGGGGCGCGACGTACACGGCAGGTGTTGCTGCTGTTGCTGTCGCACGCGGCGGACCACGCGGGGGAGGGAAGTGTGCGCCTGGTGCTGGACGCGCCGGATGACTTCGGTGACGAGCCGCCGCGCTTCCAGGTGGTGACGTCCAGGGCGCGGCTGTCCGCGCGGGAGCTGCAGGCGGTGTTCCTGTCGCCCATGCTGGTGGGCCCCGCGCACCGTCGGCTCGCCCGGGCCCGGGAGCTGGTGGAATCCGTGGGCGGGACGCTCGGCGTGGAGCGTGGCGATTGTGAGGGCCTCACGGTGACGGTGGAGCTTCCCGCGCCGGGTCTCGCCTGCTGGTAG
- the icd gene encoding NADP-dependent isocitrate dehydrogenase: MAPPTSGEKITLQNGKLSVPDQPIIPYIEGDGTGRDIWRASQAVFDAAVEKAYKGKKKIAWHEVLAGEKSFKAVNNWLPDETVEAFRTYLVGIKGPLTTPVGGGIRSLNVALRQLLDLYVCLRPVRYFKGVPSPVKSPDKVDMTIFRENTEDIYAGIEFEAGSPAAAKFLDLLKKEFPKEFGKIRFPSDIGLGVKPVSKEGSDRLIRAAIQYAVDHKRKSVTLVHKGNIMKFTEGAFRKWGYELAAREFGDKVYTWDQWEVTKAAKGEEAANAEQKAAVAAGRIVIKDSIADITLQQVLTRPDEFDVIATLNLNGDYLSDALAAQVGGIGIAPGGNINYVTGHAVFEATHGTAPKYADQDKVNPGSVILSGEMMFRHLGWHEAADLMIQGMDRAIAAKTVTYDFARLMKQEGQSGVTEVKCSEFGQAIIKHM; encoded by the coding sequence ATGGCTCCCCCGACTTCCGGCGAGAAGATCACCCTGCAGAACGGCAAGCTGTCCGTGCCGGACCAACCGATCATCCCCTACATCGAGGGCGACGGCACGGGCCGCGACATCTGGCGCGCGTCCCAGGCGGTGTTCGACGCCGCGGTGGAGAAGGCCTACAAGGGCAAGAAGAAGATCGCCTGGCACGAGGTGCTCGCCGGCGAGAAGTCCTTCAAGGCGGTCAACAACTGGCTTCCCGACGAGACGGTCGAGGCCTTCCGCACCTACCTGGTCGGCATCAAGGGCCCGCTGACGACGCCGGTGGGCGGCGGCATCCGCTCGCTGAACGTGGCGCTGCGCCAGCTCTTGGACCTGTACGTCTGCCTGCGCCCCGTGCGCTACTTCAAGGGCGTGCCCAGCCCGGTCAAGTCGCCGGACAAGGTGGACATGACCATCTTCCGTGAGAACACGGAGGACATCTACGCGGGCATCGAGTTCGAGGCCGGCAGCCCCGCGGCGGCGAAGTTCCTGGACCTGCTGAAGAAGGAGTTCCCGAAGGAGTTCGGGAAGATCCGCTTCCCGTCGGACATCGGCCTGGGCGTCAAGCCCGTGTCCAAGGAGGGCAGTGATCGGCTCATCCGCGCGGCCATCCAGTACGCGGTGGACCACAAGCGCAAGAGTGTCACGCTGGTCCACAAGGGCAACATCATGAAGTTCACCGAGGGCGCCTTCCGCAAGTGGGGCTACGAGCTGGCCGCCCGGGAGTTCGGTGACAAGGTCTACACGTGGGATCAGTGGGAGGTGACGAAGGCCGCCAAGGGCGAGGAGGCCGCCAACGCCGAGCAGAAGGCCGCCGTGGCCGCCGGCAGGATCGTCATCAAGGACTCCATCGCGGACATCACGCTGCAGCAGGTGCTCACGCGTCCGGACGAGTTCGACGTCATCGCCACGCTGAACCTCAACGGCGACTACCTGTCGGACGCGCTGGCGGCGCAGGTGGGCGGCATCGGCATCGCGCCGGGCGGCAACATCAACTACGTCACGGGCCACGCGGTGTTCGAGGCCACGCACGGCACGGCGCCCAAGTACGCGGACCAGGACAAGGTGAACCCGGGCTCGGTCATCCTCTCCGGTGAGATGATGTTCCGGCACCTGGGCTGGCATGAGGCCGCGGACCTGATGATCCAGGGCATGGACCGCGCCATCGCCGCCAAGACGGTGACGTACGACTTCGCCCGCCTGATGAAGCAGGAGGGGCAGTCCGGGGTGACCGAGGTGAAGTGCTCCGAGTTCGGTCAGGCCATCATCAAGCACATGTAG
- the mdh gene encoding malate dehydrogenase, producing MAQNRKKKIGLIGGGQIGGNLALLAVQKSLGDVFLYDIPAAEGLVKGKALDINQLSAVDGYDCRVTGTTNWEDVAGSDVIIITAGMPRKPGMSREDLLEINLKIMKDVAGNIKQHAPNAFVINVANPLDAMVFALHKIAGLPDNMVVGMAGVLDTSRFKCFVAEALGCSIRDVEALVLGGHGDDMVPLVRHSTVGGVPLTELIAKDKLDAIVKRTREGGAELVGLYKTGSAYFGPAASSIAMAESFIFDRKRILPGAALLKGQYGINDYFFGTPVQIGAGGIEKVITVDLNAAEKAELEKSFQSVKKTVDSVKL from the coding sequence ATGGCTCAGAATCGCAAGAAGAAGATTGGCCTCATCGGTGGCGGGCAGATCGGCGGCAACCTCGCGCTGCTGGCGGTGCAGAAGTCGCTCGGTGACGTGTTCCTGTACGACATCCCGGCGGCCGAAGGCCTGGTCAAGGGCAAGGCCCTGGACATCAACCAGCTCTCGGCGGTGGACGGTTATGACTGCCGCGTCACCGGCACCACGAACTGGGAGGATGTCGCTGGCTCGGACGTGATCATCATCACGGCCGGCATGCCCCGCAAGCCGGGCATGAGCCGCGAGGATCTGCTGGAGATCAACCTCAAGATCATGAAGGACGTGGCGGGCAACATCAAGCAGCACGCCCCCAACGCCTTCGTCATCAACGTGGCGAACCCGCTGGACGCGATGGTGTTCGCGCTCCACAAGATCGCCGGCCTGCCGGACAACATGGTCGTGGGCATGGCGGGCGTGCTGGACACCAGCCGCTTCAAGTGCTTCGTGGCCGAGGCGCTGGGCTGCTCCATCCGTGACGTGGAGGCGCTGGTGCTCGGCGGCCACGGCGACGACATGGTGCCCCTGGTGCGTCACAGCACCGTGGGCGGCGTGCCCCTCACGGAGCTCATCGCGAAGGACAAGCTGGACGCCATCGTCAAGCGCACCCGCGAGGGCGGCGCGGAGCTGGTCGGCCTGTACAAGACGGGCAGCGCCTACTTCGGTCCCGCGGCCTCCTCCATCGCCATGGCGGAGAGCTTCATCTTCGACCGCAAGCGCATCCTGCCGGGCGCGGCGCTGCTCAAGGGCCAGTACGGCATCAATGACTACTTCTTCGGGACCCCCGTGCAGATCGGCGCGGGCGGCATCGAGAAGGTCATCACCGTCGACCTGAACGCCGCCGAGAAGGCCGAGCTGGAGAAGTCCTTCCAGTCGGTCAAGAAGACGGTCGACTCCGTCAAGCTGTAG
- the sdhA gene encoding succinate dehydrogenase flavoprotein subunit has translation MAAAARFTVVGGGLAGLMTTIKLAEAGHQVDVLSLVPVKRSHSVCAQGGINGAVNTKGEGDHPEIHVKDTLRGGDFLAEQISVKGMCYAAPGIIYLLDRMGVTFNRTPEGLLDFRRFGGTLHHRTAFAGATTGQQLLYALDEQVRRYEAEGKVTKYEYWEWLGTVKDEGGRCIGSVAVDLRTMEIRTFPAEAVCLATGGPGIVFGRSTNSVINTGTAAGRAYMEGAIYANGEFIQVHPTSIPGEDKLRLMSESVRGEGGRVWVPRKKGDPRGPRDIPESERWYFLEEKYPKYKNLVPRDVATREIFMVCRDLGLGIGGRDGVYLDVTHIPAKTLDAKIKGVMEIYEKFVGDDPRVTPMVIFPGMHYSMGGLYVQFEADSKTLTPLEGSPKNQSTNIPGLYAAGEADYAFHGGNRLGANSLLSCIYSGMIGGPAMASFAKSQTTSAAAMPEKFFQDAKRYWEDRFATIKKMAGPENPYGLAQELGDVMTENCTVVRYNDRLKKTVEKVRELKGRWKNVNVLDTGNSSNRSMSFVNQLWNMLELGEVIATSALLRDESRGAHYKPDFSLPEPKTKDPNDDPAWMALWQARHDKWAKTTIAKYADQGPNISYEDVPTPVLKPEPRWYA, from the coding sequence ATGGCAGCAGCAGCGCGGTTCACAGTGGTGGGCGGCGGTCTCGCCGGGCTGATGACGACGATCAAGCTCGCGGAGGCGGGCCACCAGGTGGATGTGCTCTCGCTCGTCCCGGTGAAGCGCTCTCACTCGGTCTGCGCGCAGGGAGGCATCAACGGCGCGGTGAACACCAAGGGAGAGGGCGACCACCCGGAGATCCATGTCAAGGACACGCTGCGCGGCGGCGACTTCCTGGCCGAGCAGATCTCCGTGAAGGGCATGTGCTACGCGGCCCCCGGCATCATCTACCTGCTGGACCGCATGGGCGTGACGTTCAACCGCACGCCGGAGGGCCTGCTGGACTTCCGCCGCTTCGGCGGCACGCTGCACCACCGCACGGCCTTCGCCGGCGCCACGACGGGACAGCAGCTGCTCTACGCGCTGGACGAGCAGGTCCGCCGCTACGAGGCCGAGGGCAAGGTCACCAAGTACGAGTACTGGGAGTGGCTGGGCACGGTGAAGGACGAGGGCGGCCGCTGCATCGGCAGCGTGGCCGTGGACCTGCGGACCATGGAGATCCGCACCTTCCCGGCGGAGGCCGTGTGCCTCGCCACGGGTGGCCCGGGCATCGTCTTCGGCCGCTCCACCAACTCCGTCATCAACACCGGCACCGCCGCGGGTCGCGCCTACATGGAGGGCGCCATCTACGCCAACGGCGAGTTCATCCAGGTGCACCCGACGTCGATTCCGGGCGAGGACAAGCTGCGCCTGATGAGCGAGTCGGTGCGCGGCGAGGGTGGTCGCGTCTGGGTGCCGCGCAAGAAGGGTGACCCGCGCGGGCCCCGGGACATCCCGGAGAGCGAGCGCTGGTACTTCCTCGAGGAGAAGTACCCCAAGTACAAGAACCTGGTCCCCCGCGACGTCGCCACGCGCGAGATCTTCATGGTCTGCCGCGACCTGGGCCTGGGCATTGGCGGGCGCGACGGCGTGTACCTGGACGTCACGCACATCCCGGCCAAGACGCTCGACGCCAAGATCAAGGGCGTGATGGAGATCTACGAGAAGTTCGTCGGAGATGATCCGCGCGTCACGCCGATGGTCATCTTCCCGGGCATGCACTACTCGATGGGCGGCCTGTACGTGCAGTTCGAGGCGGACTCGAAGACGCTCACGCCGCTCGAGGGCAGCCCCAAGAACCAGTCCACCAACATCCCGGGCCTGTACGCCGCGGGCGAGGCGGACTACGCGTTCCACGGCGGCAACCGCCTGGGCGCCAACTCGCTGCTCTCCTGCATCTACTCGGGGATGATCGGCGGCCCGGCCATGGCGTCCTTCGCCAAGAGCCAGACGACGAGCGCGGCGGCCATGCCGGAGAAGTTCTTCCAGGACGCCAAGCGCTACTGGGAGGACCGGTTCGCCACCATCAAGAAGATGGCGGGCCCGGAGAACCCCTACGGCCTGGCGCAGGAGCTGGGCGACGTGATGACGGAGAACTGCACCGTCGTCCGCTACAACGACCGCCTGAAGAAGACGGTGGAGAAGGTCCGCGAGCTCAAGGGCCGTTGGAAGAACGTCAACGTGCTGGACACGGGCAATTCGTCCAACCGCTCGATGTCGTTCGTCAACCAGCTGTGGAACATGCTGGAGCTGGGCGAGGTCATCGCCACGAGCGCGCTCCTGCGCGACGAGAGCCGCGGCGCGCACTACAAGCCGGACTTCTCGCTGCCCGAGCCGAAGACGAAGGATCCCAACGACGATCCCGCCTGGATGGCGCTGTGGCAGGCGCGCCACGACAAGTGGGCGAAGACGACCATCGCGAAGTACGCGGACCAGGGGCCGAACATCTCCTACGAGGATGTACCGACGCCCGTGCTGAAGCCCGAGCCGCGCTGGTACGCGTAA
- the sdhB gene encoding succinate dehydrogenase iron-sulfur subunit, which produces MDTAQAGAVSSQTISFRIWRQDDPNQPGHYEEFKVPYRKGANVISCLMEIQRNPVTVEGKKVAPVVWDAACLEEVCGSCAMNINGRVRMACSALIDKLEQPITLEPMSKFPVVRDLAVDRSRMFEALKKVKGWIPTDGTHNLGPGPRQSPVDQSTMYVLSTCITCGSCLEACPQVTMGNDFVGAAAISQARLFNMNPTGKLNSEERVRALMGPGGVQDCGKAQNCVKVCPKEIPLTTSIAMMNRQVTKLVIKDLFSQEEEKKGHSGPG; this is translated from the coding sequence ATGGACACCGCACAGGCAGGCGCCGTCAGCAGCCAAACCATCTCCTTCCGCATCTGGCGGCAGGATGATCCGAACCAGCCGGGCCACTACGAGGAGTTCAAGGTCCCCTATCGCAAGGGCGCCAACGTCATCTCGTGCCTGATGGAGATCCAGCGCAACCCCGTCACCGTGGAGGGCAAGAAGGTTGCGCCGGTGGTGTGGGACGCCGCGTGCCTCGAGGAGGTCTGCGGCAGCTGCGCGATGAACATCAACGGCCGCGTGCGCATGGCCTGCTCTGCGCTCATCGACAAGCTGGAGCAGCCGATCACGCTGGAGCCCATGAGCAAGTTCCCCGTGGTCCGGGACCTGGCCGTGGACCGCAGCCGCATGTTCGAGGCCCTCAAGAAGGTGAAGGGCTGGATTCCGACGGACGGCACGCACAACCTGGGCCCCGGCCCGCGTCAGTCCCCGGTGGATCAGTCCACCATGTACGTGCTGTCCACATGCATCACGTGCGGAAGCTGCCTGGAGGCGTGCCCTCAAGTGACGATGGGCAACGACTTCGTGGGCGCCGCGGCCATCAGCCAGGCCCGCCTGTTCAACATGAACCCCACGGGCAAGCTCAACTCCGAGGAGCGCGTGCGCGCGCTCATGGGCCCCGGCGGCGTGCAGGACTGCGGCAAGGCGCAGAACTGCGTGAAGGTCTGCCCGAAGGAGATCCCGCTCACCACCTCCATCGCGATGATGAACCGCCAGGTGACCAAGCTGGTCATCAAGGACCTCTTCTCGCAGGAGGAGGAGAAGAAGGGCCACAGCGGTCCCGGGTGA
- the sucC gene encoding ADP-forming succinate--CoA ligase subunit beta: protein MKIHEYQGKEIFRKYGVPTPKGILALSPNDAEAAAKTLGTPVVVVKAQIHAGGRGKGGGVKLAKSPAEAKELAKQMLGMKLKTIQTGPEGQTVHKVYIEQGLDIGQELYLGVTLDRATSRVTFMASREGGVEIEEVAEKHPEKILRETVDPAVGFLDFQGRKLAFGLGLTGPTVNKFVQFCTALYKMFVETDASLVEINPLVILKDGGVVALDAKVTFDENALYRHKDLLEYRDLAEEEARETQAKEWDLAYIALDGNIGCMVNGAGLAMATMDTIKLVGGEPANFLDVGGGATKEKVTAAFKLILADPAVKAVLVNIFGGIMKCDVIAEGIIAAAKEVQLKVPLVVRLEGTNVELGKQLLSNSGLAITPADNLRQAAEKAVAALK from the coding sequence ATGAAGATCCACGAGTACCAGGGCAAGGAAATCTTCCGGAAGTACGGCGTGCCCACGCCGAAGGGAATCCTCGCGCTCTCGCCCAACGACGCGGAGGCCGCGGCGAAGACGCTCGGCACGCCCGTCGTGGTGGTGAAGGCCCAGATCCACGCCGGTGGTCGTGGCAAGGGCGGCGGCGTGAAGCTCGCCAAGAGCCCCGCCGAGGCGAAGGAGCTGGCCAAGCAGATGCTTGGCATGAAGCTCAAGACCATCCAGACCGGGCCCGAGGGCCAGACGGTCCACAAGGTCTACATCGAGCAGGGTCTCGACATCGGCCAGGAGCTGTACCTGGGCGTGACGTTGGACCGCGCCACCAGCCGCGTCACCTTCATGGCGTCCCGCGAGGGCGGCGTGGAGATTGAAGAAGTGGCGGAGAAGCACCCGGAGAAGATCCTCCGCGAGACGGTGGACCCGGCGGTGGGCTTCCTGGACTTCCAGGGCCGCAAGCTGGCCTTCGGCCTGGGCCTGACGGGCCCGACGGTGAACAAGTTCGTCCAGTTCTGCACCGCGCTCTACAAGATGTTCGTGGAGACGGACGCGTCGCTGGTGGAGATCAACCCGCTGGTCATCCTGAAGGATGGCGGCGTGGTGGCGCTCGACGCGAAGGTGACCTTCGACGAGAACGCGCTCTACCGGCACAAGGACCTGCTGGAGTACCGCGACCTCGCCGAGGAGGAGGCGCGCGAGACGCAGGCCAAGGAGTGGGACCTGGCGTACATCGCGCTCGATGGCAACATCGGCTGCATGGTGAACGGCGCGGGCCTGGCCATGGCCACCATGGACACCATCAAGCTGGTGGGCGGTGAGCCGGCCAACTTCCTGGACGTGGGCGGCGGCGCGACGAAGGAGAAGGTGACGGCGGCCTTCAAGCTCATCCTGGCCGACCCCGCGGTGAAGGCGGTGCTGGTCAACATCTTCGGCGGCATCATGAAGTGCGACGTCATCGCCGAGGGCATCATCGCCGCGGCGAAGGAGGTCCAGCTCAAGGTCCCGCTCGTGGTGCGCCTGGAAGGCACCAACGTGGAGCTGGGCAAGCAACTGCTCAGCAACTCCGGCCTCGCCATCACCCCGGCGGACAACCTGCGTCAGGCGGCCGAGAAGGCCGTCGCCGCGCTGAAGTAG